The following proteins come from a genomic window of Thiothrix unzii:
- a CDS encoding TrpB-like pyridoxal phosphate-dependent enzyme, translated as MTTKIYLPENEMPTHWYNVIADMPNPPSPYLGPDGKPVPPEAMLAIFPEALVMQEVSTERWIKIPDPVREALTMWRPSPLYRAHRLEKLLNTPAKIYYKNEAVSPAGSHKPNTAIAQAYYNQQAGIKRLSTETGAGQWGCSLALAGQIFGIDVRVYMVKISYEQKPYRRSMMQTWGAEVFASPTDMTASGRAILAAHPDSNGSLGIAISEAVEEAASRADTNYALGSVLNHVLLHQTIIGLEAKKQLAMVGDYPDMIFAPCGGGSNFGGVAFPFLADNAAGKNVRLVAVEPTSCPTLTKGIYTYDYGDTAGLTPLMKMYTLGHDFMPPGIHAGGLRYHGESALVSQLYHEGLIEAVAVPQLETFAAGVLFAKSEGIIAAPESCHAIAATIREAQNCAKTGEAKTLLFNLSGHGHFDMTSYDRYLQGDLTDFDYPEEAIKESLAHLPKFG; from the coding sequence ATGACCACCAAAATCTACCTGCCTGAAAACGAGATGCCAACCCATTGGTACAATGTGATTGCTGATATGCCCAACCCACCTTCGCCCTATTTGGGGCCAGACGGCAAGCCAGTTCCGCCCGAAGCGATGTTAGCTATTTTCCCTGAAGCCTTGGTCATGCAAGAGGTCAGCACCGAACGCTGGATCAAAATCCCCGACCCGGTGCGTGAAGCCCTGACCATGTGGCGACCATCGCCGCTGTATCGCGCTCATCGCCTTGAAAAGCTCCTCAACACCCCCGCGAAAATTTACTACAAAAACGAAGCAGTTAGTCCGGCGGGTTCGCACAAACCCAACACGGCGATTGCGCAAGCCTATTACAACCAGCAAGCAGGCATCAAACGCTTATCCACCGAAACGGGGGCGGGTCAATGGGGTTGTTCATTAGCCTTGGCGGGGCAAATATTTGGTATTGACGTGCGGGTTTACATGGTCAAAATCAGCTACGAACAAAAGCCCTACCGCCGTTCCATGATGCAAACGTGGGGAGCAGAAGTTTTCGCCAGCCCCACCGATATGACCGCATCTGGGCGTGCCATTTTGGCGGCACATCCCGATTCCAATGGCTCATTAGGGATTGCCATTTCCGAAGCGGTGGAAGAGGCCGCCAGCCGCGCGGACACCAATTACGCCTTGGGTTCTGTCCTCAATCATGTATTGCTGCATCAAACCATTATCGGGTTGGAAGCTAAAAAACAACTGGCGATGGTCGGTGATTACCCCGACATGATTTTCGCGCCTTGCGGCGGTGGTTCCAACTTTGGTGGTGTTGCGTTCCCGTTCTTAGCCGATAATGCAGCGGGTAAAAATGTGCGATTGGTGGCTGTCGAACCCACGTCCTGCCCAACGCTGACCAAAGGCATTTACACCTATGACTACGGTGATACGGCTGGTCTGACTCCGTTGATGAAGATGTACACCTTGGGGCATGATTTTATGCCGCCGGGAATTCACGCAGGCGGTTTGCGTTACCACGGCGAATCCGCGCTGGTGAGTCAGTTGTATCACGAAGGTTTAATCGAAGCCGTCGCCGTTCCGCAACTGGAAACCTTTGCTGCCGGGGTGCTGTTTGCGAAAAGTGAAGGGATTATCGCCGCTCCTGAATCCTGCCACGCGATTGCCGCCACAATTCGTGAAGCGCAAAACTGCGCAAAAACGGGCGAAGCTAAAACCTTGTTGTTCAACCTCTCAGGTCACGGGCATTTCGACATGACCTCTTATGACCGTTACCTGCAAGGTGATTTAACCGACTTCGATTACCCGGAGGAAGCGATCAAGGAATCACTCGCTCATTTGCCGAAATTCGGTTAG
- the purB gene encoding adenylosuccinate lyase, giving the protein MELSALTALSPTDGRYADKTKALRPWFSEYGLIYHRVLVEIRWLQMLANHPQIAEVPAFSDQANAFLESILSAFSETDALRVKAIERTTNHDVKAVEYYLKEKIAGQTELEAVSEFIHFACTSEDINNLSYALMLKGGMEQVIQPELEKVIQALRTLAHSYADIPLLSRTHGQPATPTTLGKEMANVAYRLQRQQQQIIAGQYLGKINGAVGNYNAHLSAYPDIDWQAVAEQFVTSLGLNWNPYTIQIEPHDYIAENFDAVARFNTILIDFCRDIWSYISLGHFKQKVIAGEVGSSTMPHKVNPIDFENAEGNLGIANALMTHLSQKLPISRWQRDLTDSTVLRTLGVGLGHSLIAYQSALKGISKLEVNVASTAADLDNNWEVLAEPIQTVMRRYGIEQPYEKLKALTRGQRITPEGLREFVNTLDMPQTAKDALIAMNPATYIGNAVEQAKKI; this is encoded by the coding sequence ATGGAACTCTCTGCACTGACCGCACTTTCCCCTACTGATGGGCGTTACGCCGACAAAACCAAGGCATTGCGCCCGTGGTTTAGCGAATACGGTTTGATTTATCACCGCGTATTGGTAGAAATCCGTTGGCTGCAAATGCTGGCTAATCACCCGCAAATCGCCGAAGTTCCTGCGTTTTCCGACCAAGCCAATGCATTTTTGGAAAGCATCCTCAGCGCATTCAGCGAAACCGATGCGTTGCGCGTCAAAGCGATTGAGCGCACCACCAACCACGATGTCAAAGCGGTTGAATACTACCTCAAAGAAAAAATCGCCGGACAAACTGAACTCGAAGCCGTTAGTGAATTCATCCATTTCGCCTGCACTTCCGAAGACATCAACAACTTATCCTACGCGCTGATGCTCAAAGGCGGCATGGAACAAGTAATCCAGCCCGAACTCGAAAAAGTCATCCAAGCGTTACGCACCCTCGCGCACAGTTATGCTGACATCCCGTTGCTATCGCGCACCCACGGGCAACCCGCCACGCCGACCACCTTAGGCAAGGAAATGGCAAACGTTGCCTATCGCCTGCAACGCCAGCAGCAACAAATCATTGCTGGACAATACTTAGGCAAAATTAACGGTGCGGTCGGCAATTACAACGCCCATTTGAGTGCTTACCCTGACATTGACTGGCAAGCCGTTGCCGAACAATTCGTCACATCACTCGGTTTAAACTGGAATCCGTACACCATTCAAATTGAACCGCACGATTATATTGCGGAAAACTTTGATGCTGTGGCACGTTTTAATACCATTTTAATCGACTTCTGCCGCGATATTTGGAGTTATATTTCCTTGGGTCACTTTAAACAAAAAGTGATTGCGGGCGAAGTTGGTTCTTCCACTATGCCACATAAAGTCAATCCGATTGATTTTGAAAATGCCGAAGGTAATCTCGGAATTGCCAATGCATTAATGACGCATTTATCACAGAAGCTACCTATTTCACGCTGGCAACGTGACCTTACAGACTCCACCGTGTTACGCACGCTGGGGGTAGGTTTAGGGCATTCATTAATCGCTTACCAATCCGCACTGAAAGGCATCAGTAAACTGGAAGTTAATGTCGCCAGCACTGCTGCTGATTTAGACAACAATTGGGAAGTCTTAGCCGAGCCGATTCAAACCGTAATGCGCCGTTACGGGATTGAACAGCCTTACGAAAAACTCAAAGCGTTAACCCGTGGTCAGCGCATTACCCCGGAAGGCTTGCGCGAATTCGTCAATACGCTGGACATGCCACAGACCGCAAAAGATGCACTGATTGCGATGAATCCCGCAACCTACATTGGCAACGCCGTTGAACAAGCGAAGAAGATCTAA
- a CDS encoding cupin domain-containing protein, protein MFGDISIEVFLRDYWQKKPLLIRNAFPDFESPITPDELAGLACETDTARIVIEKGGKHAWEVRHGAFDDADFTNLPETHWTLLVNDTDQHLAELKAVMEPFRFIPDWRIDDLMISFAVEGGSVGPHVDEYDVFLIQAQGQRRWQITTQPAKPDNFLAGLDLRIMRDFEAEQEWVVNPGDMLYLPPNVPHYGVALNECMTYSVGFRAPSQAEMLENLVENLLEDPRLKQRFNDSERECQAHPGELTAGDMERLIDFVVDALPQDTQALQLWLGKYLSQPKVDNNDTLEPSCLSKAELIKLINRRATFEKLPGIRFLYFINDDEICLFANGTLHRAAAEQLQFIQYLCNTTIFKHNSYKTYLQDKNALELWRDLLEAGLININN, encoded by the coding sequence ATGTTTGGTGACATCTCCATTGAAGTATTTCTGCGTGACTATTGGCAGAAAAAACCGCTGCTCATCCGTAACGCTTTTCCTGATTTCGAGTCGCCGATTACGCCGGACGAACTGGCAGGGTTGGCCTGCGAAACCGATACCGCACGGATTGTGATTGAGAAAGGCGGGAAACACGCATGGGAAGTGCGCCACGGTGCATTTGACGATGCAGATTTCACCAACCTGCCGGAAACGCACTGGACACTGCTGGTCAACGATACCGACCAGCATTTAGCGGAATTGAAAGCGGTTATGGAACCATTCCGCTTCATTCCCGACTGGCGCATTGATGACCTGATGATTAGCTTCGCAGTGGAAGGCGGTTCGGTAGGCCCTCACGTTGACGAATACGATGTATTTTTGATTCAGGCGCAAGGGCAACGTCGCTGGCAAATTACCACCCAACCTGCCAAACCTGATAATTTTTTAGCGGGTCTGGATCTGCGCATTATGCGTGATTTTGAAGCAGAGCAGGAATGGGTCGTCAACCCCGGTGATATGCTGTATTTACCACCTAATGTGCCACATTACGGGGTTGCGCTGAACGAATGCATGACTTATTCCGTGGGTTTCCGTGCGCCTTCGCAAGCTGAAATGCTGGAAAATCTGGTCGAAAACCTGCTGGAAGACCCGCGTTTAAAACAGCGTTTCAACGATAGCGAACGTGAGTGCCAAGCACACCCCGGTGAGTTGACCGCTGGCGACATGGAACGCTTAATTGATTTCGTGGTAGACGCACTGCCACAAGATACCCAAGCATTGCAATTATGGCTGGGTAAATACCTCAGCCAACCCAAAGTGGATAATAATGATACATTAGAACCGAGCTGCCTTAGCAAGGCCGAGTTAATCAAATTAATTAACCGCCGCGCCACCTTTGAAAAACTACCGGGCATTCGTTTTTTATACTTTATTAATGATGACGAAATTTGTTTGTTTGCGAATGGCACATTACACAGAGCGGCGGCTGAGCAATTGCAATTCATACAATACTTATGCAATACCACTATTTTCAAACACAATAGCTACAAAACCTATCTACAGGACAAAAATGCACTGGAGCTATGGCGTGATTTACTCGAAGCAGGATTGATAAATATCAATAATTAA
- a CDS encoding MGMT family protein has protein sequence MNTANTVSKHQRIYAVVRQIPQGYVATYGDIAVLAGLPGHARLVGYALHALPEFSDVPWQRVINAKGTISLGRAYPGGELHQRHLLEAEGVEFDANGRIDLRRFRFKHAQVTAKLPDLR, from the coding sequence ATGAATACCGCTAACACCGTCAGCAAACACCAGCGCATTTACGCCGTAGTACGCCAAATACCGCAAGGTTACGTTGCCACTTACGGAGACATTGCGGTGCTGGCAGGTTTGCCCGGTCATGCACGCTTGGTCGGCTACGCACTACACGCTTTACCCGAATTCAGCGATGTACCTTGGCAACGGGTCATCAACGCCAAAGGCACGATCAGTTTAGGACGTGCGTACCCCGGTGGCGAATTACACCAACGTCACTTACTGGAAGCGGAAGGCGTAGAATTTGACGCAAATGGGCGCATCGACCTGCGACGTTTCCGTTTCAAGCACGCACAAGTCACTGCTAAACTGCCCGATTTGCGGTAA
- a CDS encoding CBM9 family sugar-binding protein, which produces MMAKLRRPRGSRILAPFLLLLGLTATHHANAFYNSTSALGTNTNEIMEDDASAPFIDLMKMSLPFREARPLTKGEVQYDRYGWPRSIAPGGQAGTRILNKLPAGTIPRGFYSVLYEGEGKLEYGNDASLVEHTPGRDVILIDPGTDNELSATLYIKATNPANHLRNIRILPQGGICASNPFQRVASAGQCQGDYWSFEQHSSKIIFNPDYLKYMRDFRVIRFMNMSGITRNPVYAWEDRASIDQSTWGGAEGIRGAPMEVMVELANRLHADPWFSLPHAASDDFIRRFADYVKVHLDPSLKVYVEYTNEAWNGIFNQHAYVKQQGQRLGLDPDPQQAAYKFYSQRSVEVFRIWEQLFGSNERLVRVMGGLVGSTQMSKTILSHNGAYRSTDAYAVAPYVYGDTNALRQARSVSDIFRIMTDPKYPHSLPNEIELIRKQADVTRSFGVDLIAYEGGQHLVDWNTKSNDQHPNNLFYQANRHPQMGVIYKRLLEGWRQAGGKLFVHYTSPRIYQKYGSFGAKEFITQPDGKAPKHQAMINFSRSNPCWWAGCSGNTLVRHTKPATTLEAMKTQSEPLDATAPQHEPVHGEPPPFPMGNTTPEQEFSGNAPVNPPPAAQRLLVSMRASPAERYVNGGNALINLRRNGADPWQGAAHYVLRTVAHGKIDGTQDLAALWQASWDQNNLYLRIGVEDNRFVANTPVPWNNDSVEVYLDADGSLNSQYDGRNDFHFIFDMANGKVALGKNSPPQERIAMNQRVIREGEGYVLEITLPWNAVGMSPRPGMRIGLDVHVNDNDGTPQRKGKLTWRAREDEAWRNPSLFGRVILGE; this is translated from the coding sequence ATGATGGCAAAATTACGCCGCCCAAGGGGGAGTCGCATCCTTGCGCCCTTCTTGCTGCTGTTGGGCTTAACAGCAACACACCATGCGAATGCGTTTTACAACAGCACATCGGCACTGGGCACGAATACCAACGAAATCATGGAAGATGACGCAAGTGCGCCGTTCATTGATTTAATGAAAATGTCGCTGCCATTCCGTGAAGCACGCCCTCTCACTAAAGGCGAAGTGCAATACGACCGCTACGGCTGGCCGCGCAGCATTGCACCCGGCGGGCAAGCGGGCACACGCATCCTCAATAAACTCCCTGCTGGCACGATTCCGCGTGGCTTTTACAGCGTACTCTACGAAGGCGAAGGCAAGCTCGAATACGGCAACGACGCTTCGCTGGTGGAACACACACCGGGGCGCGATGTGATTTTGATTGACCCCGGCACCGACAATGAACTCAGTGCCACGCTGTACATCAAAGCCACCAACCCCGCCAACCATTTACGCAATATCCGTATTTTGCCGCAGGGTGGGATTTGTGCGAGCAACCCGTTTCAGCGCGTCGCCAGCGCAGGGCAATGCCAAGGCGATTACTGGTCGTTTGAGCAGCATTCCAGCAAAATCATTTTCAACCCGGATTACCTGAAATACATGCGTGATTTCCGCGTGATCCGCTTTATGAATATGAGCGGCATTACCCGTAACCCGGTGTATGCGTGGGAAGACCGCGCCAGCATTGACCAATCCACGTGGGGTGGCGCGGAAGGCATACGCGGCGCACCGATGGAAGTGATGGTGGAGCTGGCGAACCGGTTGCACGCCGACCCGTGGTTTTCATTGCCGCACGCCGCCAGTGACGACTTTATCCGCCGCTTTGCCGATTACGTGAAAGTGCATCTCGACCCCTCGCTGAAAGTGTATGTGGAATACACCAACGAAGCTTGGAACGGCATTTTCAACCAACACGCTTACGTCAAGCAGCAAGGGCAGCGTTTGGGGCTTGACCCCGACCCGCAACAGGCAGCTTATAAGTTCTACTCACAACGCTCAGTGGAAGTGTTCCGTATCTGGGAACAATTATTTGGCAGTAACGAGCGTTTGGTGCGCGTGATGGGTGGCTTAGTGGGCAGCACTCAAATGAGCAAAACCATTTTAAGTCACAATGGCGCGTATCGCTCCACCGATGCTTACGCGGTTGCCCCGTATGTGTACGGCGACACCAATGCATTGCGTCAAGCCCGTAGCGTCAGCGATATTTTCCGCATTATGACCGACCCGAAATACCCGCATTCGTTACCCAATGAGATTGAGTTGATTCGTAAACAGGCGGATGTTACCCGCAGTTTTGGGGTCGATTTAATCGCTTACGAAGGCGGGCAACACTTGGTTGACTGGAATACCAAATCCAACGATCAACACCCTAATAACTTGTTTTACCAAGCCAATCGCCACCCACAGATGGGGGTGATTTACAAACGCTTGCTGGAAGGCTGGCGGCAAGCGGGCGGTAAATTGTTTGTGCATTACACCTCACCACGCATTTACCAAAAATACGGCAGCTTTGGGGCGAAAGAGTTTATTACCCAACCCGATGGAAAAGCACCGAAACACCAGGCGATGATCAATTTTTCACGCAGCAATCCGTGCTGGTGGGCAGGGTGTTCCGGCAATACCTTGGTGCGCCACACCAAACCCGCCACCACGTTGGAGGCGATGAAAACTCAGTCGGAACCGCTGGATGCCACTGCCCCACAACACGAGCCAGTGCATGGCGAACCGCCACCGTTCCCGATGGGCAATACCACACCGGAACAAGAGTTCAGCGGCAACGCCCCCGTCAATCCGCCCCCAGCAGCGCAACGGCTGTTAGTGTCAATGCGGGCTTCCCCCGCTGAACGTTACGTCAACGGCGGTAACGCACTGATTAATTTGCGGCGTAATGGAGCAGACCCTTGGCAAGGCGCGGCGCATTACGTATTGCGCACCGTGGCACACGGCAAAATTGACGGCACGCAAGACCTCGCGGCGTTATGGCAGGCAAGCTGGGATCAAAATAACCTTTACCTGCGCATTGGGGTGGAAGATAACCGCTTTGTCGCCAATACACCCGTGCCTTGGAATAACGATTCCGTCGAAGTGTATTTGGATGCTGATGGCTCATTAAACAGCCAATACGACGGGCGCAACGACTTCCACTTTATCTTTGACATGGCTAACGGCAAAGTCGCACTTGGTAAAAATTCCCCGCCGCAAGAACGCATTGCGATGAATCAGCGGGTTATTCGTGAAGGGGAAGGCTATGTGCTGGAAATCACGCTACCTTGGAATGCGGTGGGAATGTCACCGCGCCCCGGAATGCGCATTGGGCTGGATGTACACGTCAATGACAACGACGGCACACCACAGCGCAAAGGCAAACTCACATGGCGAGCGCGGGAAGATGAAGCCTGGCGCAACCCTTCGCTGTTCGGGCGCGTGATTTTGGGGGAATAA
- a CDS encoding VOC family protein: protein MRILALHHVSIIVSNTATALGFYRDLLGLDVDDSRPDLGYPGAWLHINAAQQIHLLEVPNPESGLIRPAHGGRDRHLALWCDDLDQLAQRLETANIAYSRSKSGRQALFCRDPDDNAVEIMQHPAP, encoded by the coding sequence ATGCGTATTCTTGCCTTACACCATGTCAGCATTATCGTGAGCAACACCGCAACCGCGCTGGGTTTTTACCGCGATTTGCTAGGCTTAGACGTAGATGATAGCCGCCCCGACTTGGGTTATCCCGGCGCGTGGCTGCACATTAATGCCGCACAACAAATTCACTTACTCGAAGTCCCCAACCCCGAAAGCGGGTTAATCCGCCCCGCGCACGGCGGGCGTGACCGCCATTTGGCATTGTGGTGTGACGATTTGGATCAGCTTGCCCAGCGTTTGGAAACAGCCAATATTGCCTATAGCCGCAGCAAATCCGGTCGACAAGCCTTGTTTTGCCGCGACCCGGACGACAATGCGGTGGAAATCATGCAACACCCTGCTCCATGA
- a CDS encoding glutamine--tRNA ligase/YqeY domain fusion protein produces MSETVRPLNFIERIIEEDLNSGKVTAIRTRFPPEPNGYLHLGHAKSIWLNFGLAQRYGGKCNLRMDDTNPAKEEEEYVDSIQHDVQWLGYQWDGEVHYASDYFDQLHAWAVYLIEQGKAFVCDLNAEQMREYRGTLTEPGKESPFRTRSVEDNLALFEKMRVGEFEEGACCLRAKIDMASANINLRDPVLYRIKKASHHQTGDKWCIYPSYDYAHGQSDAIEGITHSICTLEFESHRPLYDWCIQNLPVPAEPHQYEFSRLNVNYTVTSKRKLKQLVDENHVAGWDDPRMPTIAGMRRRGYTPKALRDFCEMAGVTKVEGVVDISMLEHAIRNDLNDNSPRAMCVLHPLKVILTNYPEGQTETITAPVHPQREDMGTRALPFGREIFIDQDDFREEANKQYKRLVKGKRVRLRNAYVIEADEAVKDAAGNIIAVHARVIEDTLGKDPADGVKAKGVIHWVAAHDNLDCEVRLYDRLFTDVAPDAGGKNYLDYLNPNSLVILSGCKAEKSLATAGLEDRFQFEREGYFTLDNKHTNADSAVFNRIIGLKDTWEKVA; encoded by the coding sequence ATGAGCGAGACTGTCAGACCCCTCAACTTCATTGAACGAATCATCGAAGAAGACCTTAACAGCGGTAAAGTCACCGCAATTCGTACCCGTTTTCCGCCCGAACCCAACGGTTATCTGCATTTGGGTCATGCCAAATCCATTTGGCTGAATTTTGGGTTGGCGCAACGCTACGGCGGCAAATGCAACCTGCGGATGGACGACACCAACCCTGCCAAGGAAGAGGAAGAATACGTCGACTCCATCCAGCACGATGTGCAGTGGCTCGGTTATCAGTGGGATGGTGAAGTGCATTACGCTTCGGATTACTTCGATCAGTTACACGCTTGGGCGGTGTATTTAATTGAACAAGGCAAAGCCTTTGTGTGCGATTTAAACGCCGAACAAATGCGCGAATACCGTGGCACACTGACCGAACCCGGCAAGGAAAGCCCGTTCCGCACCCGCTCTGTTGAAGACAATCTCGCGCTGTTTGAAAAAATGCGGGTGGGCGAATTTGAGGAAGGCGCGTGCTGTTTGCGTGCCAAAATCGACATGGCTTCCGCGAATATCAATTTGCGTGACCCGGTGTTGTACCGCATCAAAAAGGCCAGCCATCACCAAACTGGCGATAAATGGTGCATTTACCCATCTTACGATTACGCCCACGGGCAAAGTGACGCGATTGAAGGCATTACCCATTCGATTTGCACCCTCGAATTTGAATCGCACCGCCCGTTGTATGACTGGTGCATTCAAAATTTACCTGTGCCTGCGGAACCGCATCAATACGAATTTTCGCGCCTCAACGTCAATTACACCGTCACCAGCAAGCGCAAACTCAAGCAATTGGTGGATGAAAACCACGTCGCTGGCTGGGATGACCCGCGTATGCCCACCATCGCGGGGATGCGTCGGCGCGGCTATACCCCCAAAGCGTTGCGTGATTTTTGCGAAATGGCAGGTGTAACCAAGGTCGAAGGCGTGGTCGACATCAGCATGTTGGAACACGCGATTCGCAACGATTTAAACGACAACTCGCCGCGTGCTATGTGTGTATTACACCCGCTCAAAGTGATCCTGACCAATTACCCGGAAGGTCAAACCGAAACCATTACCGCGCCCGTGCATCCGCAACGTGAAGACATGGGAACGCGGGCGTTGCCGTTCGGACGCGAAATTTTCATCGACCAAGACGACTTCCGCGAAGAAGCCAACAAGCAGTACAAACGTTTGGTAAAAGGCAAGCGCGTGCGTCTGCGTAATGCTTATGTGATTGAAGCCGATGAAGCCGTAAAAGACGCAGCGGGCAATATTATTGCAGTCCATGCCCGCGTGATTGAAGACACATTGGGCAAAGATCCAGCCGATGGCGTGAAAGCCAAAGGGGTCATCCACTGGGTAGCCGCGCACGACAATCTGGATTGCGAAGTGCGTTTATACGACCGCCTGTTTACCGACGTAGCCCCGGATGCGGGTGGTAAAAACTACCTCGATTACCTGAACCCCAACAGTTTGGTGATCCTCAGTGGGTGCAAAGCCGAAAAAAGTCTAGCAACCGCTGGCTTAGAAGACCGCTTCCAGTTCGAGCGCGAAGGCTACTTTACCCTTGATAACAAACACACGAATGCCGACAGCGCAGTATTTAACCGCATCATCGGCTTGAAAGATACTTGGGAAAAGGTAGCGTAA
- the murA gene encoding UDP-N-acetylglucosamine 1-carboxyvinyltransferase — protein sequence MQKLIIEGGLALDGDVEISGAKNAVLPLLAATLLAETPMTIRNVPRLKDVSTLAAVIAGMGVTVETDEHNNVHTDTSTIQHFVAPYDLVRTMRASILVLGPMVARYGEAEVSLPGGCAIGSRPVNIHLSGLEAMGAKIVVEEGYIRATASRLKGAKIVMDIVTVTGTENLLMAAVLAEGTTVLENAAREPEVVDLANCLIAMGANIKGAGTDKITIEGVTSLKGVDYSVLPDRIETGTFLAAAAITGGRVRTLKAAPDTLDAVLHKFTEAGALVTSGADWIEVDMRDRMLKAVDIRTDPYPAFPTDMQAQFMAMNAVSRGIGVIVETIFENRMMHVAELMRLGANIRLEGNTAIVAGMPSLTGAQVMATDLRASASLVLAGLAAQGKTTIDRIYHTDRGYERIEEKLSRLGARIQRVNG from the coding sequence ATGCAAAAGCTGATTATCGAAGGCGGGCTGGCTCTGGATGGGGATGTAGAAATCTCCGGCGCGAAGAATGCCGTTTTACCGCTGCTGGCTGCCACGCTGTTGGCAGAAACTCCCATGACTATTCGTAATGTTCCGCGCCTCAAGGACGTTTCCACCTTGGCTGCGGTGATTGCGGGCATGGGCGTGACTGTGGAGACGGATGAACACAACAATGTCCATACCGACACTTCCACCATCCAGCATTTTGTCGCGCCGTATGATTTGGTGCGTACCATGCGTGCCTCCATTCTGGTGTTGGGGCCAATGGTTGCACGTTACGGTGAAGCCGAAGTGTCCCTGCCCGGTGGTTGTGCGATTGGTTCGCGCCCCGTCAATATCCACCTCTCTGGCTTGGAAGCGATGGGGGCGAAGATCGTGGTCGAAGAAGGCTACATCCGCGCCACCGCTAGTCGCCTCAAGGGTGCAAAAATCGTCATGGACATTGTGACCGTGACGGGGACAGAAAACCTGTTGATGGCAGCGGTCTTAGCGGAAGGCACAACCGTTTTGGAAAATGCGGCGCGTGAGCCGGAAGTGGTTGACCTTGCCAACTGCCTGATTGCAATGGGCGCAAACATCAAGGGTGCTGGCACAGACAAAATCACCATCGAAGGTGTAACCAGCCTCAAAGGTGTCGATTATTCCGTATTGCCAGACCGCATTGAAACCGGCACGTTTTTAGCAGCGGCAGCGATCACGGGCGGGCGTGTAAGGACTTTAAAAGCAGCACCTGATACACTCGATGCTGTATTGCACAAATTTACCGAAGCGGGTGCATTAGTCACTAGCGGTGCGGATTGGATTGAAGTGGATATGCGTGACCGCATGTTAAAAGCGGTGGATATTCGCACTGACCCGTACCCGGCATTTCCGACCGATATGCAGGCGCAATTCATGGCAATGAATGCAGTATCACGCGGCATTGGGGTAATCGTTGAAACTATTTTCGAGAACCGCATGATGCACGTGGCGGAATTGATGCGTTTAGGGGCGAATATCCGTTTGGAAGGTAACACCGCGATTGTGGCGGGGATGCCGTCATTAACGGGGGCGCAGGTCATGGCTACCGATTTACGCGCGTCTGCGTCCTTGGTGCTGGCGGGTTTGGCGGCGCAGGGCAAAACTACGATTGATCGTATTTACCACACCGACCGTGGTTACGAACGCATCGAAGAAAAACTTTCCCGACTGGGTGCGCGTATCCAGCGGGTCAATGGATAA
- a CDS encoding UPF0175 family protein, with protein sequence MAAQLAGMERVTFLLNLHHYGVPMLDLPMDELEADLANA encoded by the coding sequence ATGGCGGCTCAACTGGCGGGCATGGAACGAGTAACGTTTTTGCTGAACCTGCACCATTACGGCGTGCCGATGCTGGATTTGCCGATGGATGAACTGGAGGCAGACCTCGCCAATGCTTGA